Within the candidate division KSB1 bacterium genome, the region CGACTGGTCGCGCGAGGTGTTTATCTCTATCGCATGCAGGCCGGCGCTTTTCGCGCGGTCAGAAAATTGCTGGTGATGTGATTTGGCCGGGACCTCGAATTTGGTGAACGGTATCGCAAGCCAAGGCCGCAGCCCGTTTTTCCCGGACCTGCCAGTTCCGGTTGAATTTTTCATTAGTAATACAACGTTAAGCTGGCACCTCCACCCCGCCAATGCCATTCTGTAAGAATCTTCTTGCGTGCTTGGGATAATGTCAGAATAAGCATCAATCCCGGTACTCGGGAAGATTACCACGAAAATGCCGTCGCGCAGGCTTCCAGCCTGCTGCAGACAAGAGGTCTGCGCTACATTTTCATTCCGATGGGTGTCCATACGGGCAGGGCAAATTCCTCCGCAATGACAGTTTGGGGTTGCGGAGCGGATTTTACAACTTAACGTTGTAGTATTAGGCGTGCCGCGCAGTTGGACGACATCTCCAGGCGGGGCGTCGGCCGGCAAACCGATTTTACTTTTTAGAGGGGGAATATGGTCTTGGCAAGACTTCCGTTGCCCGCTTCACGCAGTGGCTGGCAGAACGCAACAACGGCCTGCTGGACATTTATGCCACGTTGGAACGTGCCACGAGCATGAATGACGTCGGTGTGGCGATTCTGGAAGCCACGCTGCACCCGGGAGTTTACAATCCCAAACTGGGCGAGAAAATCCGCGAGTGACTGGCCGGTTTTGTCGGCGAACAGACGCTGTTCGGCGTGATCATCCACGCCGACAAACTCAAAAAGATGCGCCCGACCTCAGCCGTAGTTCCCTGCCCTTTCTCAAACAGACACGGGAGCCTGTGCGCGATGAAGGCGCGCGCGGAGAGTATGTCTTCAAGGTGCGCAGGATGAGTTTGTCCATTGGCATGCGCAGCCGCAAGCAAATGAATGCCAAAACGTGATGCGTCAAGTTTCCCACATCCTGACTCTCCCCACGACGGGCAAGGGTTTGTATGAGTTCACCCGCGAGGTGCGGCGCTGGCTGGCGGAAATGCGGGCTGCCACCGGCCTGCTGACCGTCTTCGTGCAGCATACCTCCGCCTCGTTGCTGATTCAGGAAAATGCCGATCCCGAGGTGCAGCGCGATTTGGAGCGCTTCTTTCGCCGGCTGGTGCCGGAGGGCGACGCCCTGTTTCACCATCGCGCCGAGGGGCCGGATGACATGCCGGCGCATGTGCGGGCGGCGCTGACCGCAACTTCGCTCGGCATTCCCGTGCAAAACGGCGAGCCTGTCCTGGGCACGTGGCAGGGCATTTATCTCTATGAGCATCGCAACACCCCGCATCGCCGGCGCATTGTGCTGCATTTCATTGGTGATTGAGACGGCACCGTTTGCGAAATCATGCGGCTGGTATGAGTTCATGACTCTTTGGAGGAAGGAATGTCCCGCACCCCGTGGTTGTTGCTGTGCCCGAGTGCGACTTTGCTCGCCTGTTTTACCCTGCAGGCACAGATCTTGGAATTCTATCCCGGCGCGGTTTATCATCCTGCGATTCCCACACTCAAACAAGTCATTGGCCATGACTGGGCGGAAAAAGTCACGCTGCCGCATGAAGCGGAGCGCTATTTGCAGACGCTGACCGGCAGCTCGCCCCATCTAAAGTTGGTGAAGTACGCCGAGTCGTGGGAGGGCCGTGCGCTGCACTATCTCATCGTCGCTTCCGAGAAAAATATGCGCCGCCGCGACGAGATCAAAAAGGCGATGCGGCAGCTCGCCGCCGGCCGCGGCCTTTCTCCGGCACAGGCGGAGGAGCTGATCAGCAGCATGCCGGTGATTGTCTGGCTGAGCTACGGGGTGCACGGCAACGAAATCTCCAGTCCGGAGGCGGCGCTGCTCCTCGCCTATCATCTCACCGCCGCGCAAAATGATTCCGTGCGCAACCGCATTCTGGAGAATTGCGTGGTGATCATCGACCCGTTGCAAAACCCCGATGGTCGCGACCGCTATGTCAACTACCTGCGCCAAACCCAGGGCCGCTGGCCGGATGAACAGCCGTTGGCCGCCGAGCACAACGAACCCTGGCCCTCCGGCCGCACCAATCATTACCTCTTCGACATGAATCGCGACTGGTTTGCCCTCACCCAGCCCGAAACCGCCGGCCGCGTCCGCAGCTTTCTGGAATGGTACCCGCAGGTCTTTGTCGATCTGCACGAGATGGGCTTCAACCAAACCTACTACTTCCCGCCGCCGGCGAATCCCCATAATCCCAACCTCACCGCCGCGCAAATCGACTGGCTCACGCGCTTCGGCCGGAACAATGCCAAATGGTTCGACCGTTTTCGCTTCGACTATTTCACCCGCGAAATTTTCGACTCCTTCTATCCCGGCTATGGCGAGGGTTGGCCGTTGTTTCAGGGCGCCCTGGGCATGACCTATGAGCAGGCCGGGCCGGACGGCCTGGTGATTCGGCGCCAGGACGACACCCTGCTGCGCTACCGCGAGGCGGTGCAGCACCACTTCATTGCCTCGCTCGCCACCGCGGAGATGGCCGCCAGCCAGCGCGGCGAGCTGCTGCGCCTCTTCTTCAACTATCGCCGCGAAGCCATCGCCGAGGGCACGCGGGAAGCAGTGAAAGAATATGTGTTCCCGCCGGGCCGCGATCCCAATCGCACTGCCAGGCTTGCCGGCCTGTTGCTGCAGCAGGGCATCGAGGTCAAACGCGCGGAAGCGCCCTTCAGCAACCCCCGGGTGCGTGATTATTTCACCGGCGCCCTCAGCAGCCGGACGTTTCCCGCCGGCACCTTCGTGGTTTCGCTGGCACAACCAGCGAAGCGGCTGGTGCGCACGCTGCTCGACCGTCGCACCGAAATCGATCAAGCCTTCATCGCGGAACAATTGCAGCGCCGCAAAAAAAGGCTGCCGGATGAGTTTTATGACGTCACTGCCTGGTCGCTGCCGCTGCTCTACGGCGTGGAATGCCACCCCGTCGAAACCGCTTCCACCGGCAATCTCACTGTTTTGCAAACACCGCCGCGGCCGCAGGGTCGCGTGCTCGGCGGCCCGGCCCCCCTGGCTTATTTGCTGCCCTGGGGCAGCAATTCCGCCGCCGCTGCGCTGGCGGCGTTGTTGCAGCAAAATGTCCGTGTGCACACGACAGACAAGGAATTCGTGCACAACGGTGTCAAATTCCCGCGCGGCTCGCTCATCATCAAGAGCAGGGATAATCCCGCTGATCTGTTCGAACGGTTGCAACGGGTGGCGACGGAATACGGTGTGGAGGTTCATGCCACGGCCAGCTCCTGGGTCACTGAGGGTGTGAATTTTGGCAGCAATCAGGTGCGCTTCATTCCCCCGCCCAGAGTGGCGCTGGCCTACCATCTGCCCACCAACCCGCCCTCCGCAGGCTGGACGCGCTTTTTGCTCGAACAACAGTATGGCTACCCGGTGACAATCATCAACACCTGGCAGCTCGATGCCGCGGACCTCGACAAGTTCAACGTGTTGATCCTGCCGGACGGCTCGGATTATTGGGGCGGCGGCTATACTGCCGTCATGCGGGAAGGCCTGGTGCAACGGCTGCAGCATTGGATTCGCAACGGCGGCACCCTCATCACCTTTGGCGACGCGACGCGCTGGCTGACCGAAGAGAAAGTCGGCCTGCTGGCGACTTCACGCGAGTTGCGCAGCGGCAAACCCGAGCGCAAAGCGACCAAGGACAAAGAAGAGAAGCCCGCCGAAGCGGCCGCGCCGGCCGCCGCTGTCTATGATTACGCGCAGGCCGTGCAACCCAAAGAGGAATTGCCCGAAGCCACGCCGGGCGCGCTGTTGCGCATCGAGTTGGAGCCGTCGCACTGGCTGAGTGCCGGCTATGAAGAGGGGTATGCCGTGGTGATGGTCGAAAGCCGCAACATCTACACCCCGCTCACGCTCGACAAGGGGGTGAATGTCGGCGTCTATGCCGCGGAAGACAGGCTCATTGCCAGCGGTTTCACCTGGGAATCCTCGCGCAAGCAGCTCGCCAACAAAGCCTATCTCATGTATCAACCCTTGGGGCAGGGACACGTGGTGGCGTTTGCCGAAGATCCCAACTACCGCGCTTTCATGGACGGCCTGAATTTGCTGTTCCTGAACGCGGTGTTGTTTGGCCCGGCGCATTGAGCGCCAATTTGCCGCCGGCGGGCGATGCTGTTGCCGGCCAGCCGCATGCAACACCGCCTGACCGCTTGCTCATCGACAGGCACAGGTTGCCGGCGGACGCCGCGGGGCCGGGCCGTATTTTATTGACACAGGGAATGAATATCTCGTTGTAATGTCCCAGTTACGGTTGGAGACGGTCGCGCAGACATCATCTTGTCTGCAGGCAGGGATGCCTGCGCTACTCCCCACAGGTTCCTGAGAGATTAAATCTCGTTGCCTGCCGGAGCAGCACCATGACCACTGCCTTCCTGCCAGCCGGGGTCATGTAAAGCTTTGGACCACTGAGCGCCGCAGTTCACGGGATTGGCCGGCATGACAATGGGGGGAGCTCGCACCGGCAAATCCAGGCGGCAGGCCAATGGCTTTGCGCCTCCGGCAACGTCAGCCGAAAATGCAGCAAGGAGAGTACGCATGCAGGAGCAAACGCAAGCGGCAGCGCGCGTGCGGGCGCGGCCGCCGGCCCGCCATTTTCTGTTGTGTGCCGTTCTCACCGCATTACTCCTCACCCCCGCGCGGCAAATCGCTGCGCAAGCGCAACAGACTTCCCGCGGCGTGCCGGCCGCAACACCGGATTTCGTGCCGGCCGTCAGGCGCATTCTGCCCTCGGTGGTGGCGGTCTCCTGCCTGCGCATCCTTTCCGCGCAGGATTTGCAGCTTTATCGTGAACGCAGACCACGCGACCGTGGCCGGGAGTTCGAGCCGCCGCCCGAGTTGCAACAGCGCAGCACCGGCGCCGGCCTGATCATCTCTGCCGACGGCCATGTGCTCACCAACACCCACGTGGTGGAATTCGCCGACAAAATCACCGTGACGTTGCACGATCAGCGCACCTTTCCGGCACAAGTGCTCGGCGCGGATCCGCTTTCCGAAATTGCGGTGCTGAAAATCGCGGCGACCGGGTTGCAACCGGCGGTGCTGGGAAATTCGCAGGCCACACAGGTGGGCGAATGGGTGCTGGCGGTCGGCAATCCGCTGGAGCTGCGGTTCACGGTGACGGCCGGCATCGTGAGTGCGAAGGGCCGGCAGCTCAATGTGATTCAGGAAAGTTTTGGCGTCGAGTATTTTCTGCAAACCGATGCCGCCATCAACCCCGGCAACAGCGGCGGCGGGCTGTTCAACCTCAATGGCGAAGCGATCGGCCTCATTACGGCGATCGCCACGGAAACGGGCTATGATGTCGGGCTGGGCTTTGCGGTGCCGATCGATTTGGCCATGCGCATCGCGGCGGACTTGATGCGAAGCGGCAAGGTTGTGCGCGGCTATCTCGGCGTGGTGCTGCGGCCGGTGAAAGAGTTGGAGGCACGTGCCCTGGGGTTGACGGTGCCCACCGGGGTTTTCATCGATGACCTCTATGCCGGCAGCCCGGCCGAGCTTGCCGGCCTGCAGCCCGCCGATGTCATCCTCCGCATTGATGGCGTGCCGGTGAAGCAAACCAACGAGGTACAGGCGCGCATTGCTGCGCTGAAACCGGGCACGCGGATCACGCTCGAGATTTTCCGTGAGCAGCGCGTGTTGACAGTGCGTGCACGGCTCGCCGAGCTGCCGGCCAACGAGACGTTGTCGCCGCCGCCCGGCCCCCTGCCGGCATTCGAGAATCAGGGTATTCAAGCGGTGAACCTTGGCAGCTTGGAAGAATCGGATTTGCGGAAACCCTGGCGGGGCGGGGTGAAAGTAACGGCGGTGGCGCGCTACAGCCCGGCGGAACAAGCCGGGCTCATGGTGGATGACATCATCGTGGCGGTGAATCGCCAGCCGGTGCACACCACCGGCGAGCTGGCCGAGCAGTTGCGCCGTTTTGCGGCCGGCTCGGCAGTGATGCTGGCAGTGTTGCGCGCCGCCGGGCTGTATCACCTCTTTCTCGAAGTTTATTGAAGCGGCGCGGCGGCTTTGCGCCACCCCGATCCTGCTCGAAAGCAGCCTGTGGTGCCAGGGGTTTTCGCCCCGGTCCATGCCGCCTGGTTTTCCGGGAAGCGTGCGTGCCGGGCGCGGCAGGGTCGTGGAAATCGCGGGGAAGATGGGCACGCCGGCCGGAGGCATGCTTCGCGGCGGCCGGCGGCGAGGCGGGGAGTCCGGTGCCGGAGTTTCAGGAATGGCGATACGCCACCGTTTTGCCGAAACGGGCGTGAATCAGTTTCATCAAGGCTGCCACCAGCGGGTCCATCACCGGTCTGGGGCAGCGGGTATTGCGCAACACCTGTTTGAGTTGGCGCCGCATTTCGCGCTGAACGTCCTCTTTGGTGTTCCAATCGATGATTTCCATCCAGGGCGCGATGGCGGCGAGCATTTCCGTGGCCATCAGACGGTGTTGTTCCCGCCGTTGGGCGGCTTCCGCGGCGTCGGCGGCGAGATAGGTCTGCAGAATGCCGAACACCGCAAAGGCATCCTCCGAAAGCTGCAATTCGCCGGCGGCCGCCGCCGGTCCCGCGCGCAAGATCGCAATCTGCTCCCACAACCGGCGCTGTGTCTCGTTGTCATCGCAGCGCCCCTGCATCCGCTCGC harbors:
- a CDS encoding M14 family metallopeptidase produces the protein MSRTPWLLLCPSATLLACFTLQAQILEFYPGAVYHPAIPTLKQVIGHDWAEKVTLPHEAERYLQTLTGSSPHLKLVKYAESWEGRALHYLIVASEKNMRRRDEIKKAMRQLAAGRGLSPAQAEELISSMPVIVWLSYGVHGNEISSPEAALLLAYHLTAAQNDSVRNRILENCVVIIDPLQNPDGRDRYVNYLRQTQGRWPDEQPLAAEHNEPWPSGRTNHYLFDMNRDWFALTQPETAGRVRSFLEWYPQVFVDLHEMGFNQTYYFPPPANPHNPNLTAAQIDWLTRFGRNNAKWFDRFRFDYFTREIFDSFYPGYGEGWPLFQGALGMTYEQAGPDGLVIRRQDDTLLRYREAVQHHFIASLATAEMAASQRGELLRLFFNYRREAIAEGTREAVKEYVFPPGRDPNRTARLAGLLLQQGIEVKRAEAPFSNPRVRDYFTGALSSRTFPAGTFVVSLAQPAKRLVRTLLDRRTEIDQAFIAEQLQRRKKRLPDEFYDVTAWSLPLLYGVECHPVETASTGNLTVLQTPPRPQGRVLGGPAPLAYLLPWGSNSAAAALAALLQQNVRVHTTDKEFVHNGVKFPRGSLIIKSRDNPADLFERLQRVATEYGVEVHATASSWVTEGVNFGSNQVRFIPPPRVALAYHLPTNPPSAGWTRFLLEQQYGYPVTIINTWQLDAADLDKFNVLILPDGSDYWGGGYTAVMREGLVQRLQHWIRNGGTLITFGDATRWLTEEKVGLLATSRELRSGKPERKATKDKEEKPAEAAAPAAAVYDYAQAVQPKEELPEATPGALLRIELEPSHWLSAGYEEGYAVVMVESRNIYTPLTLDKGVNVGVYAAEDRLIASGFTWESSRKQLANKAYLMYQPLGQGHVVAFAEDPNYRAFMDGLNLLFLNAVLFGPAH
- a CDS encoding secondary thiamine-phosphate synthase enzyme YjbQ, whose translation is MRQVSHILTLPTTGKGLYEFTREVRRWLAEMRAATGLLTVFVQHTSASLLIQENADPEVQRDLERFFRRLVPEGDALFHHRAEGPDDMPAHVRAALTATSLGIPVQNGEPVLGTWQGIYLYEHRNTPHRRRIVLHFIGD
- a CDS encoding trypsin-like peptidase domain-containing protein; the protein is MQEQTQAAARVRARPPARHFLLCAVLTALLLTPARQIAAQAQQTSRGVPAATPDFVPAVRRILPSVVAVSCLRILSAQDLQLYRERRPRDRGREFEPPPELQQRSTGAGLIISADGHVLTNTHVVEFADKITVTLHDQRTFPAQVLGADPLSEIAVLKIAATGLQPAVLGNSQATQVGEWVLAVGNPLELRFTVTAGIVSAKGRQLNVIQESFGVEYFLQTDAAINPGNSGGGLFNLNGEAIGLITAIATETGYDVGLGFAVPIDLAMRIAADLMRSGKVVRGYLGVVLRPVKELEARALGLTVPTGVFIDDLYAGSPAELAGLQPADVILRIDGVPVKQTNEVQARIAALKPGTRITLEIFREQRVLTVRARLAELPANETLSPPPGPLPAFENQGIQAVNLGSLEESDLRKPWRGGVKVTAVARYSPAEQAGLMVDDIIVAVNRQPVHTTGELAEQLRRFAAGSAVMLAVLRAAGLYHLFLEVY